One Camelina sativa cultivar DH55 chromosome 3, Cs, whole genome shotgun sequence genomic window carries:
- the LOC104777577 gene encoding probable purine permease 11 — MSGNQEPILVKEESVVGLPIPLLKLKSWQWWVLVSVNIFFLIGGQAASVLLGRFYYDQGGNSKWMATLVQTAAFPILYIPLLLLPSSSSAESSSEPACSLKYIVLIYVLLGVIIAGDNMLYSVGLLYLSASTYSLICATQLAFNAVFSYFINVQKFTALILNSVVLLSFSAALIALNDDADTPAGVPRSKYIVGFVCTLAASALYSLLLSLMQFSFEKILKRETFSVVLEMQIYTSLVATCVSVIGLFASGEWRTLHGEMEGYHKGQASYVLTLVWTAVTWQVCSVGVVGLIFLVTSLFSNVISTLSLAVTPLAALVVFRDKMSGVKVMAMLIALWGFASYVYQNHIDDLKVRRARQQAQARRVEPPC; from the exons ATGTCAG GTAATCAAGAACCAATCTTGGTGAAGGAAGAGAGTGTGGTAGGTTTACCAATACCACTCTTGAAGCTTAAAAGCTGGCAATGGTGGGTTCTTGTCTCTGTTAACATCTTCTTTCTCATTGGTGGTCAAGCTGCTTCAGTGCTTCTTGGTAGGTTTTATTACGATCAAGGTGGGAACAGTAAATGGATGGCTACTCTTGTTCAGACTGctgcttttcccattctctatATCCCGCTTTTGCTTCTTCCATCTTCGAGTAGTGCAGAGTCTTCTTCAGAGCCTGCTTGTTCACTCAAATACATTGTCTTGATCTATGTTTTGCTTGGTGTGATCATCGCTGGTGACAACATGTTATACTCTGTTGGACTTTTGTACCTCTCTGCTTCCACTTATTCGCTCATTTGCGCTACTCAGTTAGCCTTCAACGCGGTCTTCTCTTATTTCATCAACGTTCAGAAGTTCACTGCTTTGATCCTCAACTCTGTTGTTCTCCTGTCGTTTTCTGCTGCTTTGATAGCTCTCAATGATGATGCGGATACTCCTGCTGGTGTCCCCAGGTCTAAGTACATTGTTGGGTTTGTGTGTACACTCGCTGCATCCGCTCTTTATTCTCTGTTGCTTTCGCTTATGCAGTTTTCGTTTGAGAAGATTCTGAAAAGAGAGACCTTTTCCGTGGTTCTTGAAATGCAAATATACACTTCTTTAGTGGCGACTTGTGTATCTGTCATTGGCCTGTTTGCTAGCGGGGAGTGGAGAACGCTGCACGGGGAAATGGAAGGGTATCATAAAGGGCAAGCCTCTTATGTACTGACTTTGGTCTGGACAGCAGTCACGTGGCAAGTGTGTTCTGTAGGAGTGGTGGGTTTGATCTTTCTGGTGACATCGCTCTTCTCAAACGTCATTAGTACACTCTCCTTAGCTGTGACTCCACTCGCAGCTTTGGTTGTGTTCCGTGATAAAATGAGTGGCGTTAAGGTTATGGCTATGCTGATCGCTCTTTGGGGTTTCGCTTCTTATGTTTACCAGAATCATATCGATGACTTGAAAGTAAGACGAGCACGACAACAAGCTCAAGCCAGGAGGGTGGAACCGCCTTGCTAA
- the LOC104777578 gene encoding uncharacterized protein LOC104777578 — protein MQFSRNSILRQLSRKEGWRSASRRWTSGDSSTAFNDDTSGGGGYSSMEGLYGVYSGGDTAARTKRVMVVVDETSRSKHAMMWALTHLTNKGDLMTLLHVVSPHDEATPSLAQSLGSLCKACKPEVDVEALVIQGPKLATVLSQAKKLEVSVLVLGQKKSAPLISCLCGPSRSEELVNRCINGADCLTIGVRKQCKGVGGYLINTRWQKNFWLLA, from the exons ATGCAATTCTCGAGAAACTCGATCCTTAGGCAACTAAGCAGAAAAGAAGGTTGGAGGTCGGCTTCTAGAAGGTGGACTTCCGGAGATAGCTCAACGGCCTTCAACGACGACACaagcggtggtggtggttacTCCTCAATGGAGGGTCTTTATGGGGTTTACTCTGGTGGAGACACGGCTGCAAGAACTAAGAGAGTGATGGTTGTGGTGGATGAGACTTCGAGGTCTAAGCATGCCATGATGTGGGCTTTAACTCATTTGACTAACAAAGGAGATTTGATGACTCTTCTTCATGTTGTCTCTCCTCATGATGAAGCTACTCCTTCTTTGGCTCAATCTCTTGGTTCTCTCTGCAAAGCTTGTAAACCCGAG gTGGATGTGGAGGCATTGGTGATTCAAGGACCAAAGCTAGCAACAGTGTTAAGCCAAGCGAAGAAGCTTGAAGTCTCTGTGCTTGTGTTGGGTCAGAAAAAATCTGCACCACTCATCTCTTG cTTATGTGGACCTAGCAGATCAGAGGAGCTCGTAAATCGTTGCATCAACGGTGCAGATTGCTTGACGATTGGTGTTAGGAAACAATGCAAAGGTGTTGGTGGGTACTTGATCAACACAAGATGGCAGAAAAATTTCTGGCTTTTAGCCTGA